Part of the Sorghum bicolor cultivar BTx623 chromosome 1, Sorghum_bicolor_NCBIv3, whole genome shotgun sequence genome, GACAGCGGAGAAGATGACCATGGGCAGCATGCAGTAGCCGACGAGGCTAACGCATCTGTACAGATCGAGGTCCCCGCGGCGGCCACCCGAGAGCATGGAGAAGACGAAGTAGAGAAAAAGGGACGCCACGGTGACCCAGCCAAGCACGATCCCGAAGTGGAACTTCCCCGCAAGGAGCTGGAAGAGTCCAaaggagaggaggaagaggaacggGCCCGATAGGTCGGCGTCGGCGTGGAGGGAGGGGTCGGCGGAGCGGAGCGGGTGGAGGATGGAGATCGTCTTCCGCCAGATCTGGCGCGTGTTGATACCGAGCTCCTCGAGGAGCGGCGGCTCGTCCTCGAAGGATGCGCCGGAACCGCCGACACCGATAGGCCCCGTGAAGAGGGGTggcgcggaggaggaggaggccgcggcAGCTGAGACATCGAACGACATGAAGGGAAGCGGGTTGGCGGCGGATGAGGTGGAGGGGCGGGGCGGCGCGAACGCGGGCGGAGGGGAGGCCCCCACGCCGGGGGCAGGGTGGCGGCGGTGCGTCGGGGTGGACGGCGTGAAGACCACCGGCGGCACGGGGAACTCCTTCGCCATGGCCGCGGCGATCGGGAAagaagcggcggcggcagcggcggcggcgagggttCGAGATCTAGGTAGTTGCGGGGGATCGAGTCGAGGAGGAGACTCGTCGAGGAGTATACGACCGGAGCGCCCAAGTGCGAGGGACAGCGCTGTCTTTACTTCGGCTTTCAGCTTTTGTttttctccttttctttttcttttccctccGCATTTCCTCGTTATTAACGCTGTAGACTTAACTTTGCTTCGGTGGAAAGGATCTACCTGTTTGAACATAGGAATGCAAAACCTGTTTGGAACATTGAAACATAGCTTCAAGATAGAGGAATTGAATAAAACATAGGGGAAAAAATAGGAATGTGGTGTTAAAATAGAGAAATGAAAAACATATGAACTTTTGAAGTATTGGTGTTTGAAACACATGAATGAAAGacgtggtcaaacttgatataaaGGGGGTGTTTTGGAGTGTTAAAGTTCAATAGGAATTGTAGCATTTTTTGTTAATTAgtgtttaattataaattaattaggctcaaaatattcggCATGCAAATTattcactagttgtgtttttagtattgtaaatagtctatatttagtattctatgcatgtgtccaaacattcaatgtgacgggaGTTAAAGTTTACCATAATGATTAGACTTTTGTACAATGTTCCGGCCAGCTTGCATGCCAACAAACACGCTATTGTGCTTCATTGTGTTGGACTTcatgaagaaaagaaaaataagaacTACAAGTGGGTGTTTGTTTTCCTCTAAAATAATAAACTTTCTTTTGGGAAGGAATTAGCCAATCCTCTATTCCAAATGCTGCTATAGTAGAAAAAAATAGGAATGGTAAGACAAACATCCACTTTTACCTATATATAGTTAGACAAGTGTTTGTTTAGTTTCATAGCCAAAAGTTGACCTTTTTATAAGATAAAAAGctgatttattttggaataggAAAAGTGTGTGAACTAGTAGATGGGAGTATGTAAGAGCACTATCAATGTAGGAAAATATactaccatagcataagaaaaaGCTCCAATATAAGTAGGCTCCATTTAAATACTAGGGGGCTAAAAAGTTTAGCCACGTCACATTAGATGTTTGGATGTCCTTAGTCTGCTCCCTAGTTTGAGTCTGCCAATGACCAAATGACGACATGAACACAAGGTAGGCTCAGAGCACATGCCAATGATAGCCCAAGCTCCAAGGATAACTTCTCAAGGTCACAGTAGCCTATCTACGCTAATTCGAGCTAAAGCTTATGGCGTCCATGCCATGAGTTTAGTTGGCTTGAGAATGGCGACAGAGTTGAAGCAAGCGAAAGACAATTACACATGAGTAAGGGTTGAAATCATAGATTCTAAATCAAAGAAATCTTTAGGTTAAGATCATAATCATAATaccataaatataaaaataaccaTAGAAATGTAGATCGAAAACCACTTAGTTAAATTTATAAATACATTAAATCACAATTTTTAACAATTATGCATGTGAGACCTGAGCGTCAGTGAGGTGAAAGAGAACTATGGTAAAGCAAGAGAATTTTAGGCGATACGAAACACATTGGCCTTTGCCTTCTCGTGGTGCCAATGGTTTTAGGTGATACGAAACACATTGGCCTTTGCCTTCTCATGGTCCCAATGGTATTTAGGGGGCATAGAAAGTGCATCTCGGACAACGAAAAAATCGTAATAACATGGTGGCAAACGGATGGTTTCCAGCCGCATTTCTCCAGAAAACTGTTAATTACAATGGCATATATCCAATTCTTTCTTTCTGTTTGTCGCCGTGCTTGTACGATTCCTCCATGCATATATAgggagaaagaaaaagagaaacatgaaaatatttgattaaaaatcataaaaaagtACACCTTATCTTAATGGCTCACAGTGAACAGATATTAGTAAATTTACTGTCGAGCGGTCCTATATCTATTCAAAAATTAAATCAAGTAGCACGATTTTTTTTACAGATGCGACTCAGTAGTTGTCAAGAAAATATCAGCAACTGCAAAATTTTCAAGTGCAACACACCATAGCTATGTACAGTAAGGCGAACAAAAGCCGGatcttgcaaaaaaaaaaaatccataatAGCTTGCACTGCTGCATCGCCATCTGCGGTGCCACTGATTGCAGAAACAGCAATGTCCATGCAGACAGCAATATACTAAACCTAAGTATACATCTAGGATAAGTTAACAGGCAACATTCAGGCGCTTAACACAAGACCAGTCACTCAAACATGTTTGCTGTCCAAAGACGAGAAAAAGGTTCCTATTTACATGCTTTCGTTTATTCATCACCTCAGTGAAAAACTGCACATGGTAGAGCCCTATGTTTAGTTTTTTCACCAATCCGAAGAGAAACAGAGCACTATAATACCCTAAGCTTGGTAAGGAAGGCCGCACAAAAGTCAAGGAAGAGGAGTTGAGGTCCAGTAACTCTCTGCATATCGAGGAGGTACTTGTCTTCCTTCGTCTTGTAAAGCTGAAGAAGAATAAAACAATGTCAGCAAATGCATCGCCAGAGAATGTGGCATTTGAAGTGCATTAGTACTGCAAGTACAGGATAGATGTAATATATGGTTGACTAGTGATGTGAAGTatcaaaattttaaaagttcGTTCGGTAAAAATGGCACCAGATACTACTTGTTAGAAATACCAGATGCAAGTGCTAGATTCACATGCTGGAAACACAAAAGTATGTATTGGAattccttttttaaaaaaataaataaaaaataagactGAGGCAAGGCAGCTTGAATACACACAATTTACTAAGttcaaaacacacacacacacaatttACTTATATTATTAACGGTGATTCAAACCACAAGATTGAAAGAAATAGAGAATGCATTGCTCTGTCCCCACTACAACAAtgattcaaaacatgtgaaTGGGTAAATCGACAATACTGGGTTAAAAATCATGATGAATTACATGGTGAACAAAATTCAGTTAGTGTAACAAGCTACTACACACCTGGAATTCAAACTTGATCACAGCAGGTAGCCTCCCATTTGCATCATCATTATCCATGATGGTAGAGTCACCAAGAAAGCTGTTGCTGGCATCTAACATGTCATGGACTTCAGGAAACCCTGGGAGCCATCTGCATTTCATATTGTAGTGCCCATTCTTCTTCCAGCTGACGTTTAATTCTTGAAGTGCTTTTAAGACCTCAATCATTATTTCACGAGGGTGGGCCCGAGACTGTTGGCAAAGTGATACATCAATACAAGTGCTAGGTCATACAAAGCAGAGTAAAATGGACAGTATGCAAGACCTGGAGTCCAAGCGCCCATTTTCTTTCAACAGGATAATGTGGCCGCAAACCGCTGCTATGAGGATCACTGCTTCCTGGAACATAATTCCTCGTACCAGAACTAGATGATTCGGACGACGCCATCTGATTTAAATTCCTGTCCTGGAGAGGCAACTATTCAAACATCAATAGATCAAAGAAACCctcaagattttttttttctttttttggttcAAACACCCAGGTGTTAATGTGTACTAACCATTGATTCTTGATAATCTGCTCCAAGATAGCCACTAGTTGCTCTAAATCGATTGTCCAATAGTAAATAATATGCAACAGTTGCCTGGAAAATTTGCCAAAAATTAGTAGAAGTCACCAAAAGGAACATAAGGCTCACAATGCATGTCCATACCTCATTTTGAAGTCTGCTGCACAGTGATTCACACACATGGTTCTTGTTAAATCCCATATTAACAACATCTCGAAGTGTATCTTCATCGATCTTCAGAATATGACAATGTCGGAAAATGTTATAGAATTGTCAGCAGAAGAATGATAGGTGGCTAATAAGTGTAGAAATGTAGAAATCAATCCAACAGAAACACCTAAATATCCCTAAAAAAAGtaacaatgaatgaaaaatttaGTGCTCCACTTATGTACTCCATgagacatacatgctggtggaTTGGTGCTACTGTACAGACTACCTGCAGTAAGGAATTACTCCAAGATAGAGCTTTTGACTATAGATTTGTACAATATACAATACTACGTTCAATAGATACTACAGAAACATGCTtataaagtatatatatactttttccTACATATTAGTGGACAAAATTAGAAAATTTTGGACACAAGCATACAATAGCAACATAGCCACTTATAATTCAGAGGATGTACCATTTTGGCTTGCTGTGTCGTGTCTGGTGGAGGCACTGCCAAGTAACGAGGAAGGCGAGTCTGGAACCATTGATGATCCCGAATTTCCCGAATTGTGATTCTCTTCATAGGCTCGACAACAAGCATTCGTGGGATCAAATCCCTGGCCAAAGCAGACAAATGACTTGGAAGTGTGTAGATACCTCCCTAAAAACCAGGTAGAGGATGGTCAAATCTCCAGAACAGAATCTAATTGGTGCAAGGTTTTGTAGTCCACATAAGTGCTTTCTCACCTTAATTTTTTTGAACAGGTTGGGAATATTCTCATCATCAAATGGAAGAGTTCCACAAAGAAGAGCATAAAGAATCACTCCACAACTCCATACATCAACCTCAGGtccagcatattgtttaccagaTATTACCTGCAACGGAACACCCACTGTGTATCAAGAAACATGGTGTGCAAAAAAGGACAAAAATATAACAGCAAACTCAAAGTAATAGGAACAAAATACCTCTGGAGCAGCATAGTTCGGACTCCCACAACTAGTCTTCAAAAAATGGCCATCATGCATGACATTGCTCAAACCAAAGTCCGCAAGTTTTACATTATACTTTGAATCAAGTAACAAGTTTTCTGGCTTTAGGTCACGGTGGACAACCATGTTTCTATGGCAGTATTCAACGCCAGATATGATCTGGATTTCAATGCGGAAGAAAAAAACTAATAAGACAAACCTGGAATttaaatataaaagaaaaaggaatatTTTAACTGGCACATCCTCCATGGAAAGATGTAATGTTTAAATCATGATTCAAAATTCTGAACTACATGCGAAAGTGATACTCTAGGACAAAGCAATTACCACATCATGCTTGCGAGTCAACATGGTGACACGTCATCATAAGCAAAAAATAAGGCAAGGCAAAACTATCCAAATACTCAATGAGAGCACATTAAACACAACATAAATAAATGAGGAATATGGATGCAATGTCCATAAATATCAAAATTCACTGATGCAAAGTAACAAGATAGAACAGTTCTCTGATAACTACTTATTGTCACTCAGAGAAGCATATCACTAGAAGTAACTAGACAAGAAAAATGATAAATACCTGTTGGAAGATGCGGCGAGCTTCATCTTCCTGTAATCTGCCTTTCTCAACAATGTAATCAAACAACTCACCATACTTACAATATTCCATCACAACATATATATCTGTTGGTGTGTATATGACCTCATAAAGCCGGATGATATGGGGGTGAATGAACAACTTCAATATCTTGATTTCTCTCTTTGCTGGAAAGAGGATCCAAGGGGTCTTAATTATCAAAGCAACTCCAGGTCTTAATATTATCAAAAGGCACCATTGAAATTAAGCTTGCTTATTATCAAAATATTATTAGCGAAAAATCAAATATGACTGGATAAGAAACCATACCTTTCTCTTCCATTTCCATATTTTTCATTTGGCGGCAGTTGATGATCTTTATAGCAACCCTATGTCCTGTAAGCTTATGCTCGGCAATCTTCACTTTTCCAAATGTGCCAATACCTAAAGTTCTTCCCAGGTTGTAGTTCCTTAATGCTTCAGAATGTCCACCCCCTCTTGTACTTCCATCCATTTTCACTCTGCCATTAATAAAAGAAGATATTATGTTCATTGTATAAGAATTAGGGAAATATTATAAATTATAAGGATTCATTGCCTGGTAAAAATACAGATTGCAGTTGACCAAACCCTAACCATAAGCCATCCCAAAAGCCTTTAGAGGCCTTTGTCCTCTGCAAAACATCCTAAGGCATCCTCAAAGAATAGAACCCCGTTTAGAGCATAACCTTTACAGTGCCTGCTCACTGGATGTTCAGGTGTTGCATCCACGATATTTATCAGGTGGTGCGAAAGTAGATTTCCACAGCCAGGGCTCCCTTGGTGGTGGAAAGAGATTGGTAAGCAACGGAATCCTATTGGTTTAATACCTTCAAAAAGCCCTAACCAGCAGAGGCAACCCGGTCACCTCAGACAAATAGATCCATAAACGGCAGCACCTAATTTGCTGACTACACCTAATTTGCTGACTACCCTAGTGTAGAGTCAAGACGCTTAGTATTAAGACGTGAATCTGCACACATAACACACGCCAGTAACCAATCAATCATGTACGACAGTTCCATCCATACAAGAAACAGGCTGGATACAAATCGGAATCTCTCGGCCAGAGAGGCCTTTCAGCTCAGAAGCTAAAAATTGAGGAAAGTGAGATCGACTGTGCACTCAATCGACTGACAAACTATGGAAGCAATAGATCGAGGTTGATCTTGTATCAAGCGATGAGAGCCTAGCTGGGAAGGATCTGAGATAACGAAACTGGAGGAGATTACTTCCTTACAGACCTGGTGTTGCGTCCGTGGAGACGAACACCGCCTCGCTCTAACAGCCCGTCAAATCCCCCGCCACAAGCGCAGCGTCACAGCACCAAACGCCGCTCAACTCCCCCACCTCATCTACTCTTCCGACGCTACGAAATCTCCCCGCCCTCCCCAAGCAAATGCGACAGCGAGCCCCCACCTTGATCCGCAGCTCAAATCCACCCCCGAATTATTCCCCCAGTTCCCAACCCGAAGAAGAATCGAAGCAGGAGAGCTGAGCAAATCCACGAGAACAGCAGCGTGGTTACCTTACTTACCGGGCTCGCCGGCCCTCGACAGATCAACCTTCCTGCGCGCGGACGATCGAGTGCGGGCGGAGGAGACGGGGAACGGAGCACCCACGGGTGCGAGAGCGGAGCGAAGACTAAGAGAGGTTTTGCGCTTGGGCGTATGGCCGACTTTGGTGTCCGATTCCGGGGGGCGGAGAAAACCCCGGTGTTAGCTTAGTTTAATTTAATCGCCCGCCCTCGGCCGGGTTGGGGTtgcgcgaggcggcggcggcgttacCGGGGGAAGGTCACCGTCGCGCTGACGTGGCAGCTCGCTCTCCCGGCCGCGCCCGCGTTTGGCTCCTTGTGCCTTTTCGGTCTTTCCGTCGTCGCGGTGTGGCTCCTctcgattttttttctttccttcctTTTTCTCGTGTGCGTGCGCGTCCGTTTGCTGGATTGCTGCTGGATGGCGCGAGACGGACGGACGGCTGTGGGCTGTGGCTTGTCGGAGGCGCTTGCTTTTGGTCGCCGGTGGGCGGTGGGGTGGGCGAGCTGACACGGCGCTGATGTGGTGCGGCGTCGGAGCATGGTTGTTTCCGACGAGAAGGACCTGGGctggtttagttccgaaaagtgaaaaaaattcggtactgtagcactttcgtttgtttgtgacaaatattatctaatcatagactaactaggatcaaaagattcgtctcgtgatttacagctaaactgtgtaattagtttttattttcgtctatatttaatgtttcatgcatgtgccacaagattcaatgtaacggagaattttgaaaactttttggttttcagagtgaagGCCCTGCTATGGATTGGTTGCGTCGTGCACGTGGTGAATGGCTCTCCTGGTTTGTTATTTGTTAacccgcacacacacacacacgatgACGCGACGACCGGCGCGATCCCACAGTAGCGCCGGCGCATTTGCGGCTGCTCCGCAGCTCGCAGCTCGGCAGCAGTCGTGGACTTTGTGGACACCGCTGCCCCATGGAGGAGCCGTGGTATTAGCAAAGTATTTCCACTCGATCGGCACTCGCATCAGTGATGCGAGAGACTAGCTAAGTTAAACGTGCCTCGTGTCAAGTCGCTAAGAACTTTTGTTAATACTGTACGATAATACTACGATAAAGCGAGTGCCCCGTGTGAAGCAGAGGGAGGTGGGAGCTGACTGTTCTGAAAAGAGGTTAGATACATTGAGCATTGTTTGCGCTGAGCTAGTCGCAATCCATTCTTGTGGTACTTTGGTAGTGTGTACGAAAGAATTTGGCAGCAAGTGGGGGGGATTGGCACGAGGTTTGGAGGTGCAATCGAGCATCGAATTGTTCCTTTCTGAATTTTAATGTGCTAAAGAATTTGTTAGCTAGTGGCTAGTGGGTCTTGGTTCTTGAGCATCGAATTTTAATAGTAGTTGACTACCATAAGTTTTATCACTAATACATGATCCACTCTCTTTTCTCATGAAGTTTTGTAGAACCATTAATGGAGGTTTCATGGCTCAGGTTCCAAAGCACTTGTATTTTGAAAACAATACAGAAGAGTTTCATCCACGTAAAACTATCTCTACTCTCATGAAACTCTAATCAACTCTCTCTTCATCGATATAGTGTCACATCagtatatttaatgtgcataaaACTTTTATAAAACATTCATTAAAACTGACCTTAGAGTAGCTGTATTGCACATTCTAAGGCGAtgcaaagaggagagagaataAAGTAAAGGAGATACCTCCATCTCTATTTTGCTcgcaaaaaaattataaaatattctaAGAATTTTAAAAAGTCAAAGCAcctaaagtttgaccaaaattatatgataaaatagtaACATGTAttatatcaactaagtatcgttagattcttcattaattatatttttatagtatatttatttgatgtcataaatctttgtaattttctctaaaattttgatcaaacttgatatgctTTGATTCTCTAAAATTCttgaaatatcttataatttgaagtAGAGGGAGTAGAATACATTAAAGAAAATATGCTAGTCTAACATCACATCGCACCTATTGCTTACCAGGTGCAAACAATAGAAAACATTTTCCccttctctctcatctctcACATTCTCTTACCGCTCATACAATCACTACCACCCGTCCACACAGTTTTTTATTGTTGGAGGTCCACATTAATAGTGTGCAACAAGTTTACATATTGAGACTTCTTTTtttctaaggccctgtttagattggagatgaaaaatttttgggtgtcacatcggacgtgtcggaaggatgtcaggagagtttttagaaactaataaaaaaacaaattacatagctcgtctggaaactgtaagacaaatctattaagcataattaatatgtcattagcacatgtgggttactgtagcacttaaggctaatcatagattaactaggcttaaaagattcgtctcgtgatttttaaccaaactatataattagtttatttttttatctatatttaatattttatgcatgtgtccaaagattcgatggaatggatgaaaaatttttgagtgaaaaactaaacagggcctaagaaaGCACGTGTTGATATGTCAATCTTTGCACCTTGCTAAGAGAAAATACGTTGGGGATACCCTTACAacctagtttttttttctttttcttttttcttctctctcgcCTTCACTCAAGCATAAGACCTACTTACGGCCTTTTATTATAC contains:
- the LOC110431684 gene encoding protein YIPF5 homolog isoform X1, which produces MAKEFPVPPVVFTPSTPTHRRHPAPGVGASPPPAFAPPRPSTSSAANPLPFMSFDVSAAAASSSSAPPLFTGPIGVGGSGASFEDEPPLLEELGINTRQIWRKTISILHPLRSADPSLHADADLSGPFLFLLSFGLFQLLAGKFHFGIVLGWVTVASLFLYFVFSMLSGGRRGDLDLYRCVSLVGYCMLPMVIFSAVSLFLPRGGGLIFGVGMAFVIWSTRVCTRLLAELASSGDEHRGLIAYACWLVYMLFSLLVIF
- the LOC110431684 gene encoding protein YIPF5 homolog isoform X2; the encoded protein is MFKQVDPFHRSKVKSTALITRKCGGKRKRKGEKQKLKAEVKTALSLALGRSGRILLDESPPRLDPPQLPRSRTLAAAAAAAASFPIAAAMAKEFPVPPVVFTPSTPTHRRHPAPGVGASPPPAFAPPRPSTSSAANPLPFMSFDVSAAAASSSSAPPLFTGPIGVGGSGASFEDEPPLLEELGINTRQIWRKTISILHPLRSADPSLHADADLSGPFLFLLSFGLFQLLAGKFHFGIVLGWVTVASLFLYFVFSMLSGGRRGDLDLYRCVSLVGYCMLPMVIFSAVSLFLPRGGGLIFGVGMAFVIWSTRVCTRLLAELASSGDEHRGLIAYACWLVYMLFSLLVIF
- the LOC110431613 gene encoding serine/threonine protein kinase OSK4 isoform X2, with product MDGSTRGGGHSEALRNYNLGRTLGIGTFGKVKIAEHKLTGHRVAIKIINCRQMKNMEMEEKAKREIKILKLFIHPHIIRLYEVIYTPTDIYVVMEYCKYGELFDYIVEKGRLQEDEARRIFQQIISGVEYCHRNMVVHRDLKPENLLLDSKYNVKLADFGLSNVMHDGHFLKTSCGSPNYAAPEVISGKQYAGPEVDVWSCGVILYALLCGTLPFDDENIPNLFKKIKGGIYTLPSHLSALARDLIPRMLVVEPMKRITIREIRDHQWFQTRLPRYLAVPPPDTTQQAKMIDEDTLRDVVNMGFNKNHVCESLCSRLQNEATVAYYLLLDNRFRATSGYLGADYQESMDRNLNQMASSESSSSGTRNYVPGSSDPHSSGLRPHYPVERKWALGLQSRAHPREIMIEVLKALQELNVSWKKNGHYNMKCRWLPGFPEVHDMLDASNSFLGDSTIMDNDDANGRLPAVIKFEFQLYKTKEDKYLLDMQRVTGPQLLFLDFCAAFLTKLRVL
- the LOC110431613 gene encoding serine/threonine protein kinase OSK4 isoform X1 produces the protein MDGSTRGGGHSEALRNYNLGRTLGIGTFGKVKIAEHKLTGHRVAIKIINCRQMKNMEMEEKAKREIKILKLFIHPHIIRLYEVIYTPTDIYVVMEYCKYGELFDYIVEKGRLQEDEARRIFQQIISGVEYCHRNMVVHRDLKPENLLLDSKYNVKLADFGLSNVMHDGHFLKTSCGSPNYAAPEVISGKQYAGPEVDVWSCGVILYALLCGTLPFDDENIPNLFKKIKGGIYTLPSHLSALARDLIPRMLVVEPMKRITIREIRDHQWFQTRLPRYLAVPPPDTTQQAKMIDEDTLRDVVNMGFNKNHVCESLCSRLQNEATVAYYLLLDNRFRATSGYLGADYQESMLPLQDRNLNQMASSESSSSGTRNYVPGSSDPHSSGLRPHYPVERKWALGLQSRAHPREIMIEVLKALQELNVSWKKNGHYNMKCRWLPGFPEVHDMLDASNSFLGDSTIMDNDDANGRLPAVIKFEFQLYKTKEDKYLLDMQRVTGPQLLFLDFCAAFLTKLRVL